A region of Dermochelys coriacea isolate rDerCor1 chromosome 1, rDerCor1.pri.v4, whole genome shotgun sequence DNA encodes the following proteins:
- the FAM234B gene encoding protein FAM234B isoform X2, which translates to MATVLSRALKLPGKKSPDLGEYDPLTQADSDESEDDLVLNLQKNGGVKNGKSTLEEVLDPDSEAEVEVTKQRLSECVPDGYPAEATGSLEQKATSSLMPYLRTAVFLLTMVISMILVLVCAFLIPCPPRDLHNTWNRNLGQEAGGVLFPLELSDVNGDELPDILLSFTALMNASVLGVSRPSVTVVALSGMNGSTLWSSHIPEETRNVQCKGLTLTAPAEPICLVTGTSKFLSLLHASSGKTIWTLNPAHLPSGTLAAPAVMLPDLDGDKVGDLVVLAIGETQPDLCFILVSGKTGNPLGGPVKYSINGEGKLIGPQAHITSRGAIYILFGFGNVQAVALRDLFAQARNRDRFPPVLQREEPEWEKRRSVNLSELIDIYSGGVEFLQMVRASDTNCSDLLITTKHSLTLLRGEDLEPRWNLELQDIHSQPAPGYFNADQTLDFMVQAQSNDNVKKMLVVDGKSGLPVWSYDLPCHMQESDALSVMTLERKSVFLFWADEMQPALQNSEPGLRNKRPGLHHLYLLHPTFPTILLDLTNVTDTVTASAIGINDLQKDAFYITMTTSPTSENQPGLLLVSKLSLRWAMLTQSRMVPLMETTPKISRGEMRRFLSRLKFIDFPHKF; encoded by the exons GAAAAAAGAGCCCGGACCTAGGGGAGTATGACCCCCTCACTCAGGCTGACAGTGATGAGAGTGAAGATGACCTTGTGCTCAACTTGCAGAAGAATGGGGGAGTCAAGAACGGGAAGAGCACCCTGGAGGAGGTGCTGGACCCAGACTCAGAAGCGGAGGTCGAGGTGACAAAGCAGCGGCTGTCAGAGTGTGTCCCAGATGGGTACCCTGCAGAGGCCACTGGCAGCCTGGAGCAGAAGGCAACCTCCTCCCTGATGCCTTACCTGCGCACAGCAGTCTTTTTGCTTACCATGGTTATCTCCATGATTCTGGTGCTGGTGTGCGCCTTTCTCATTCCTTGTCCTCCTAGAGACTTACATAACACCTGGAACCGCAACCTTGGCCAGGAAGCAG GTGGAGTGCTGTTCCCACTGGAGCTCTCCGATGTGAATGGTGATGAGCTCCCAGACATTCTGCTCTCCTTCACAGCCCTGATGAATGCTAGCGTATTGG GTGTTTCTAGGCCATCAGTAACTGTCGTGGCCCTTTCTGGTATGAACGGCAGCACCCTGTGGTCCAGCCACATTCCAGAAGAGACTCGGAATGTGCAGTGTAAAGGACTGACTCTCACCGCCCCAGCTGAGCCTATCTGCCTTGTAACTGGAACATCCAAATTCCTCAGCCTTCTCCATGCCTCCTCAG GGAAAACCATCTGGACACTGAACCCAGCCCACCTGCCAAGCGGGACCCTGGCTGCACCAGCCGTCATGCTGCCAGATTTGGATGGGGATAAAGTTGGAGATCTGGTGGTTCTGGCCATTGGAGAGACCCAG CCAGACCTGTGCTTTATCCTGGTATCGGGTAAGACAGGAAACCCTCTGGGTGGGCCCGTGAAGTACAGCATCAATGGAGAAGGAAAACTGATCGGCCCCCAAGCCCACATTACCAGCCGAGGAGCCATCTATATCCTGTTTGGCTTTG GGAATGTCCAAGCAGTCGCCCTGAGGGATCTCTTTGCCCAAGCCAGAAACCGTGACCGCTTCCCTCCTGTGCTGCAGCGGGAGGAGCCGGAGTGGGAGAAGCGCAGATCTGTCAACTTATCGGAGCTCATTGACATTTACAG CGGGGGTGTTGAGTTCCTGCAGATGGTGAGGGCTTCAGATACCAACTGCAGCGACCTCCTCATCACCACAAAACACAGCCTGACTCTGCTGCGAGGAGAGGACCTGGAGCCCCGCTGGAACCTGGAGCTGCAGGACATTCACAG CCAACCTGCCCCTGGCTACTTCAATGCTGACCAAACCCTGGACTTCATGGTGCAGGCGCAGAGCAACGACAATGTGAAAAAG ATGCTGGTGGTGGATGGTAAATCAGGCCTCCCTGTTTGGAGCTATGATCTCCCGTGTCACATGCAGGAATCTGATGCACTGTCAGTGATGACTTTGGAGAGGAAATCTGTTTTTCTCTTCTGGGCTGATGAAATGCAGCCTGCATTACAAAACTCG GAGCCTGGCCTAAGAAACAAGCGTCCAGGGCTACACCACCTCTACCTCCTGCACCCTACCTTTCCTACCATCCTTTTGGACCTCACCAATGTAACAGACACAGTGACTGCTTCAGCCA TTGGAATTAATGATCTCCAAAAAGATGCGTTTTACATCACGATGACAACGAGCCCTACCTCCGAAAACCAGCCGGGCCTGCTGTTGGTCAGCAAGCTGAGCCTGCGGTGGGCCATGCTCACTCAGAGCCGAATGGTGCCACTGATGGAGACCACCCCAAAAATCAGCCGTGGGGAAATGAGGAGATTCCTCTCCAGGCTGAAGTTTATTGATTTTCCTCACAAG ttcTAG
- the FAM234B gene encoding protein FAM234B isoform X1, producing the protein MATVLSRALKLPGKKSPDLGEYDPLTQADSDESEDDLVLNLQKNGGVKNGKSTLEEVLDPDSEAEVEVTKQRLSECVPDGYPAEATGSLEQKATSSLMPYLRTAVFLLTMVISMILVLVCAFLIPCPPRDLHNTWNRNLGQEAGGVLFPLELSDVNGDELPDILLSFTALMNASVLGVSRPSVTVVALSGMNGSTLWSSHIPEETRNVQCKGLTLTAPAEPICLVTGTSKFLSLLHASSGKTIWTLNPAHLPSGTLAAPAVMLPDLDGDKVGDLVVLAIGETQPDLCFILVSGKTGNPLGGPVKYSINGEGKLIGPQAHITSRGAIYILFGFGNVQAVALRDLFAQARNRDRFPPVLQREEPEWEKRRSVNLSELIDIYSGGVEFLQMVRASDTNCSDLLITTKHSLTLLRGEDLEPRWNLELQDIHRLVTLFFFCLSFFSFSPPGTHTHLWESSGIIPQACRDTRELESCVCHQPAPGYFNADQTLDFMVQAQSNDNVKKMLVVDGKSGLPVWSYDLPCHMQESDALSVMTLERKSVFLFWADEMQPALQNSEPGLRNKRPGLHHLYLLHPTFPTILLDLTNVTDTVTASAIGINDLQKDAFYITMTTSPTSENQPGLLLVSKLSLRWAMLTQSRMVPLMETTPKISRGEMRRFLSRLKFIDFPHKF; encoded by the exons GAAAAAAGAGCCCGGACCTAGGGGAGTATGACCCCCTCACTCAGGCTGACAGTGATGAGAGTGAAGATGACCTTGTGCTCAACTTGCAGAAGAATGGGGGAGTCAAGAACGGGAAGAGCACCCTGGAGGAGGTGCTGGACCCAGACTCAGAAGCGGAGGTCGAGGTGACAAAGCAGCGGCTGTCAGAGTGTGTCCCAGATGGGTACCCTGCAGAGGCCACTGGCAGCCTGGAGCAGAAGGCAACCTCCTCCCTGATGCCTTACCTGCGCACAGCAGTCTTTTTGCTTACCATGGTTATCTCCATGATTCTGGTGCTGGTGTGCGCCTTTCTCATTCCTTGTCCTCCTAGAGACTTACATAACACCTGGAACCGCAACCTTGGCCAGGAAGCAG GTGGAGTGCTGTTCCCACTGGAGCTCTCCGATGTGAATGGTGATGAGCTCCCAGACATTCTGCTCTCCTTCACAGCCCTGATGAATGCTAGCGTATTGG GTGTTTCTAGGCCATCAGTAACTGTCGTGGCCCTTTCTGGTATGAACGGCAGCACCCTGTGGTCCAGCCACATTCCAGAAGAGACTCGGAATGTGCAGTGTAAAGGACTGACTCTCACCGCCCCAGCTGAGCCTATCTGCCTTGTAACTGGAACATCCAAATTCCTCAGCCTTCTCCATGCCTCCTCAG GGAAAACCATCTGGACACTGAACCCAGCCCACCTGCCAAGCGGGACCCTGGCTGCACCAGCCGTCATGCTGCCAGATTTGGATGGGGATAAAGTTGGAGATCTGGTGGTTCTGGCCATTGGAGAGACCCAG CCAGACCTGTGCTTTATCCTGGTATCGGGTAAGACAGGAAACCCTCTGGGTGGGCCCGTGAAGTACAGCATCAATGGAGAAGGAAAACTGATCGGCCCCCAAGCCCACATTACCAGCCGAGGAGCCATCTATATCCTGTTTGGCTTTG GGAATGTCCAAGCAGTCGCCCTGAGGGATCTCTTTGCCCAAGCCAGAAACCGTGACCGCTTCCCTCCTGTGCTGCAGCGGGAGGAGCCGGAGTGGGAGAAGCGCAGATCTGTCAACTTATCGGAGCTCATTGACATTTACAG CGGGGGTGTTGAGTTCCTGCAGATGGTGAGGGCTTCAGATACCAACTGCAGCGACCTCCTCATCACCACAAAACACAGCCTGACTCTGCTGCGAGGAGAGGACCTGGAGCCCCGCTGGAACCTGGAGCTGCAGGACATTCACAGGTtagttacacttttttttttctgtctctcctttttctctttctctcctccaggcacacacacacacctgtgggAATCATCTGGAATTATTCCCCAAGCTTGCAGGGATACCAGGGAGCTGGAGTCATGTGTGTGTCA CCAACCTGCCCCTGGCTACTTCAATGCTGACCAAACCCTGGACTTCATGGTGCAGGCGCAGAGCAACGACAATGTGAAAAAG ATGCTGGTGGTGGATGGTAAATCAGGCCTCCCTGTTTGGAGCTATGATCTCCCGTGTCACATGCAGGAATCTGATGCACTGTCAGTGATGACTTTGGAGAGGAAATCTGTTTTTCTCTTCTGGGCTGATGAAATGCAGCCTGCATTACAAAACTCG GAGCCTGGCCTAAGAAACAAGCGTCCAGGGCTACACCACCTCTACCTCCTGCACCCTACCTTTCCTACCATCCTTTTGGACCTCACCAATGTAACAGACACAGTGACTGCTTCAGCCA TTGGAATTAATGATCTCCAAAAAGATGCGTTTTACATCACGATGACAACGAGCCCTACCTCCGAAAACCAGCCGGGCCTGCTGTTGGTCAGCAAGCTGAGCCTGCGGTGGGCCATGCTCACTCAGAGCCGAATGGTGCCACTGATGGAGACCACCCCAAAAATCAGCCGTGGGGAAATGAGGAGATTCCTCTCCAGGCTGAAGTTTATTGATTTTCCTCACAAG ttcTAG
- the FAM234B gene encoding protein FAM234B isoform X3: MPYLRTAVFLLTMVISMILVLVCAFLIPCPPRDLHNTWNRNLGQEAGGVLFPLELSDVNGDELPDILLSFTALMNASVLGVSRPSVTVVALSGMNGSTLWSSHIPEETRNVQCKGLTLTAPAEPICLVTGTSKFLSLLHASSGKTIWTLNPAHLPSGTLAAPAVMLPDLDGDKVGDLVVLAIGETQPDLCFILVSGKTGNPLGGPVKYSINGEGKLIGPQAHITSRGAIYILFGFGNVQAVALRDLFAQARNRDRFPPVLQREEPEWEKRRSVNLSELIDIYSGGVEFLQMVRASDTNCSDLLITTKHSLTLLRGEDLEPRWNLELQDIHRLVTLFFFCLSFFSFSPPGTHTHLWESSGIIPQACRDTRELESCVCHQPAPGYFNADQTLDFMVQAQSNDNVKKMLVVDGKSGLPVWSYDLPCHMQESDALSVMTLERKSVFLFWADEMQPALQNSEPGLRNKRPGLHHLYLLHPTFPTILLDLTNVTDTVTASAIGINDLQKDAFYITMTTSPTSENQPGLLLVSKLSLRWAMLTQSRMVPLMETTPKISRGEMRRFLSRLKFIDFPHKF; this comes from the exons ATGCCTTACCTGCGCACAGCAGTCTTTTTGCTTACCATGGTTATCTCCATGATTCTGGTGCTGGTGTGCGCCTTTCTCATTCCTTGTCCTCCTAGAGACTTACATAACACCTGGAACCGCAACCTTGGCCAGGAAGCAG GTGGAGTGCTGTTCCCACTGGAGCTCTCCGATGTGAATGGTGATGAGCTCCCAGACATTCTGCTCTCCTTCACAGCCCTGATGAATGCTAGCGTATTGG GTGTTTCTAGGCCATCAGTAACTGTCGTGGCCCTTTCTGGTATGAACGGCAGCACCCTGTGGTCCAGCCACATTCCAGAAGAGACTCGGAATGTGCAGTGTAAAGGACTGACTCTCACCGCCCCAGCTGAGCCTATCTGCCTTGTAACTGGAACATCCAAATTCCTCAGCCTTCTCCATGCCTCCTCAG GGAAAACCATCTGGACACTGAACCCAGCCCACCTGCCAAGCGGGACCCTGGCTGCACCAGCCGTCATGCTGCCAGATTTGGATGGGGATAAAGTTGGAGATCTGGTGGTTCTGGCCATTGGAGAGACCCAG CCAGACCTGTGCTTTATCCTGGTATCGGGTAAGACAGGAAACCCTCTGGGTGGGCCCGTGAAGTACAGCATCAATGGAGAAGGAAAACTGATCGGCCCCCAAGCCCACATTACCAGCCGAGGAGCCATCTATATCCTGTTTGGCTTTG GGAATGTCCAAGCAGTCGCCCTGAGGGATCTCTTTGCCCAAGCCAGAAACCGTGACCGCTTCCCTCCTGTGCTGCAGCGGGAGGAGCCGGAGTGGGAGAAGCGCAGATCTGTCAACTTATCGGAGCTCATTGACATTTACAG CGGGGGTGTTGAGTTCCTGCAGATGGTGAGGGCTTCAGATACCAACTGCAGCGACCTCCTCATCACCACAAAACACAGCCTGACTCTGCTGCGAGGAGAGGACCTGGAGCCCCGCTGGAACCTGGAGCTGCAGGACATTCACAGGTtagttacacttttttttttctgtctctcctttttctctttctctcctccaggcacacacacacacctgtgggAATCATCTGGAATTATTCCCCAAGCTTGCAGGGATACCAGGGAGCTGGAGTCATGTGTGTGTCA CCAACCTGCCCCTGGCTACTTCAATGCTGACCAAACCCTGGACTTCATGGTGCAGGCGCAGAGCAACGACAATGTGAAAAAG ATGCTGGTGGTGGATGGTAAATCAGGCCTCCCTGTTTGGAGCTATGATCTCCCGTGTCACATGCAGGAATCTGATGCACTGTCAGTGATGACTTTGGAGAGGAAATCTGTTTTTCTCTTCTGGGCTGATGAAATGCAGCCTGCATTACAAAACTCG GAGCCTGGCCTAAGAAACAAGCGTCCAGGGCTACACCACCTCTACCTCCTGCACCCTACCTTTCCTACCATCCTTTTGGACCTCACCAATGTAACAGACACAGTGACTGCTTCAGCCA TTGGAATTAATGATCTCCAAAAAGATGCGTTTTACATCACGATGACAACGAGCCCTACCTCCGAAAACCAGCCGGGCCTGCTGTTGGTCAGCAAGCTGAGCCTGCGGTGGGCCATGCTCACTCAGAGCCGAATGGTGCCACTGATGGAGACCACCCCAAAAATCAGCCGTGGGGAAATGAGGAGATTCCTCTCCAGGCTGAAGTTTATTGATTTTCCTCACAAG ttcTAG
- the FAM234B gene encoding protein FAM234B isoform X4, translating to MPYLRTAVFLLTMVISMILVLVCAFLIPCPPRDLHNTWNRNLGQEAGGVLFPLELSDVNGDELPDILLSFTALMNASVLGVSRPSVTVVALSGMNGSTLWSSHIPEETRNVQCKGLTLTAPAEPICLVTGTSKFLSLLHASSGKTIWTLNPAHLPSGTLAAPAVMLPDLDGDKVGDLVVLAIGETQPDLCFILVSGKTGNPLGGPVKYSINGEGKLIGPQAHITSRGAIYILFGFGNVQAVALRDLFAQARNRDRFPPVLQREEPEWEKRRSVNLSELIDIYSGGVEFLQMVRASDTNCSDLLITTKHSLTLLRGEDLEPRWNLELQDIHSQPAPGYFNADQTLDFMVQAQSNDNVKKMLVVDGKSGLPVWSYDLPCHMQESDALSVMTLERKSVFLFWADEMQPALQNSEPGLRNKRPGLHHLYLLHPTFPTILLDLTNVTDTVTASAIGINDLQKDAFYITMTTSPTSENQPGLLLVSKLSLRWAMLTQSRMVPLMETTPKISRGEMRRFLSRLKFIDFPHKF from the exons ATGCCTTACCTGCGCACAGCAGTCTTTTTGCTTACCATGGTTATCTCCATGATTCTGGTGCTGGTGTGCGCCTTTCTCATTCCTTGTCCTCCTAGAGACTTACATAACACCTGGAACCGCAACCTTGGCCAGGAAGCAG GTGGAGTGCTGTTCCCACTGGAGCTCTCCGATGTGAATGGTGATGAGCTCCCAGACATTCTGCTCTCCTTCACAGCCCTGATGAATGCTAGCGTATTGG GTGTTTCTAGGCCATCAGTAACTGTCGTGGCCCTTTCTGGTATGAACGGCAGCACCCTGTGGTCCAGCCACATTCCAGAAGAGACTCGGAATGTGCAGTGTAAAGGACTGACTCTCACCGCCCCAGCTGAGCCTATCTGCCTTGTAACTGGAACATCCAAATTCCTCAGCCTTCTCCATGCCTCCTCAG GGAAAACCATCTGGACACTGAACCCAGCCCACCTGCCAAGCGGGACCCTGGCTGCACCAGCCGTCATGCTGCCAGATTTGGATGGGGATAAAGTTGGAGATCTGGTGGTTCTGGCCATTGGAGAGACCCAG CCAGACCTGTGCTTTATCCTGGTATCGGGTAAGACAGGAAACCCTCTGGGTGGGCCCGTGAAGTACAGCATCAATGGAGAAGGAAAACTGATCGGCCCCCAAGCCCACATTACCAGCCGAGGAGCCATCTATATCCTGTTTGGCTTTG GGAATGTCCAAGCAGTCGCCCTGAGGGATCTCTTTGCCCAAGCCAGAAACCGTGACCGCTTCCCTCCTGTGCTGCAGCGGGAGGAGCCGGAGTGGGAGAAGCGCAGATCTGTCAACTTATCGGAGCTCATTGACATTTACAG CGGGGGTGTTGAGTTCCTGCAGATGGTGAGGGCTTCAGATACCAACTGCAGCGACCTCCTCATCACCACAAAACACAGCCTGACTCTGCTGCGAGGAGAGGACCTGGAGCCCCGCTGGAACCTGGAGCTGCAGGACATTCACAG CCAACCTGCCCCTGGCTACTTCAATGCTGACCAAACCCTGGACTTCATGGTGCAGGCGCAGAGCAACGACAATGTGAAAAAG ATGCTGGTGGTGGATGGTAAATCAGGCCTCCCTGTTTGGAGCTATGATCTCCCGTGTCACATGCAGGAATCTGATGCACTGTCAGTGATGACTTTGGAGAGGAAATCTGTTTTTCTCTTCTGGGCTGATGAAATGCAGCCTGCATTACAAAACTCG GAGCCTGGCCTAAGAAACAAGCGTCCAGGGCTACACCACCTCTACCTCCTGCACCCTACCTTTCCTACCATCCTTTTGGACCTCACCAATGTAACAGACACAGTGACTGCTTCAGCCA TTGGAATTAATGATCTCCAAAAAGATGCGTTTTACATCACGATGACAACGAGCCCTACCTCCGAAAACCAGCCGGGCCTGCTGTTGGTCAGCAAGCTGAGCCTGCGGTGGGCCATGCTCACTCAGAGCCGAATGGTGCCACTGATGGAGACCACCCCAAAAATCAGCCGTGGGGAAATGAGGAGATTCCTCTCCAGGCTGAAGTTTATTGATTTTCCTCACAAG ttcTAG